The Plasmodium yoelii strain 17X genome assembly, chromosome: 8 genome includes a region encoding these proteins:
- a CDS encoding G2 protein, putative yields the protein MGQNISKSEEIEKQNIYANYPGLEQQLDMVFACHDISKDGKLPYATVEMILRHFLMQCGFMEYVCRFVNEEGKLDLKHVESYLKCKKLSYKLQCCGSCMLTLDEMKNLVLVFLKKISDTYIEDQSKWMEKMKSSQEEQGKALEEAMYEYEKNILFNHSIKEQQLLQNNKKLDEWNECIENAYEVQQEVLRQFEAKKREKANQVANKNNELLIAQNYIEKIKEAATNKKQDSSKCFVYPASSAPCGACTSAGAVTPHRRYKEPRQKKEYSLCI from the exons ATGGgacaaaatatatcaaaatctGAAGAAATTGAAAAGCAAAATATTTATGCTAATTATCCTGGGCTTGAGCAACAATTAGACATGGTTTTTGCATGTCATGATATTTCCAAGGATGGGAAATTACCATATGCAACTGTCGAAATGATCTTACGACATTTTTTGATGCAATGTGGTTTTATGGAATATGTTTGCAGATTTGTTAATGAAGAAg GTAAACTAGATTTGAAACATGTTGAGAGTTATTTAAAATGTAAGAAGCTATCATACAAACTACAATGTTGTGGAAGTTGCATGCTTACACTTgatgaaatgaaaaatttagTCTTagtgtttttaaaaaaaatatccgATACATATATAGAAGATCAATCTAAGTGgatggaaaaaatgaaatcaTCACAAGAAGAACAAGGTAAAGCCTTAGAAGAAGCAATGtatgaatatgaaaaaaatattttgtttaacCATTCTATAAAAGAACAGCAACTCcttcaaaataataaaaaattagatGAATGGAATGAGTGCATAGAAAATGCATATGAAGTACAACAAGAGGTATTACGACAATTTGAAGcgaaaaaaagagaaaaggCAAATCAAGtagcaaataaaaataatgaactTTTAATAGCTCAAaattatattgaaaaaataaaagaagcAGCAACTAATAAAAAACAAGACAGTTCAAAATGTTTTGTTTACCCAGCTTCATCAGCACCATGTGGTGCTTGCACATCTGCAGGAGCTGTTACACCACATCGAAGATATAAAGAGCCTAggcaaaaaaaagaatattcattatgtatataa